In a single window of the Scyliorhinus torazame isolate Kashiwa2021f chromosome 2, sScyTor2.1, whole genome shotgun sequence genome:
- the LOC140399265 gene encoding complement component C1q receptor-like, whose translation MLRVVFMFLWFQSDWQKSGVRSGATAPEFCNAGVCYSLHWEGDSFSRAKKLCEGRKGMLTTMESQVEAENIRQLLAKAAGARAQLIHLWIGLQRKAKRCSIQDRPLRGFSWVSGTDHSTYSPWVQEPLQTCTHERCVQLQVNFTRPARLAWTTCHCNKRSDGFICKYARCEALNTTIGKVVYEESPQSENVPSPGLSRGSVAIISCANGRSVALRCELQNGRMGWPAPGGLESLCTSCWKRTSDGPCPTGCFSFGPGLFCYCDKGFIVDHQQHKCIPGAASESGSHQSPGTPPEGTQSPAANITPLHVWTPTTNPPTTPLQPAENSTLAFSPVLRGGSGQGKPEARSNDLVYQVVIGALVLMLLVAIAVIVIRGRGKVNGAVGQAGVGAPAHTQSLLQGNEKAPGDTVSHENHYVETPSASEGDVNAPVDQGEVSEPVAH comes from the coding sequence ATGCTTCGTGTGGTGTTCATGTTCCTCTGGTTCCAGAGCGATTGGCAAAAGTCTGGGGTTCGGTCCGGGGCAACAGCACCCGAGTTCTGCAACGCTGGGGTGTGTTACAGTTTGCACTGGGAGGGAGATTCCTTTTCCCGGGCAAAGAAACTGTGCGAGGGCAGGAAGGGGATGCTGACCACGATGGAAAGCCAAGTCGAGGCAGAGAACATTCGGCAGCTTCTGGCAAAGGCCGCGGGAGCCAGGGCGCAGCTGATCCACCTGTGGATAGGACTCCAGAGAAAGGCCAAGCGGTGTTCCATCCAGGACAGACCCTTACGCGGATTCTCGTGGGTGAGTGGGACTGACCATTCCACGTACAGcccctgggtgcaggaacctctgCAGACCTGCACCCACGAGAGGTGTGTGCAACTGCAGGTGAACTTCACAAGGCCAGCCAGACTGGCGTGGACGACCTGCCACTGTAACAAAAGAAGCGACGGTTTCATTTGCAAGTACGCAAGGTGTGAGGCTTTAAACACTACTATTGGGAAGGTGGTCTATGAGGAATCCCCCCAGAGTGAAAATGTTCCCTCCCCTGGCCTATCCCGAGGTTCAGTCGCTATCATCAGCTGCGCCAATGGCAGGTCTGTTGCCTTGCGGTGCGAGCTTCAGAATGGGCGAATGGGGTGGCCAGCTCCGGGAGGACTGGAATCTCTGTGTACTAGCTGCTGGAAGAGAACGAGTGATGGGCCTTGTCCAACTGGCTGCTTTTCCTTCGGCCCAGGCCTTTTCTGTTACTGTGACAAGGGGTTCATAGTGGACCATCAGCAACACAAGTGTATTCCCGGGGCAGCTTCAGAAAGTGGCTCCCACCAGTCCCccgggacccctccggaaggcacgCAGAGTCCAGCTGCCAACATCACTCCTCTCCATGTCTGGACACCCACCACCAACCCTCCAACAACCCCCCTGCAACCTGCTGAAAACTCAACACTGGCATTTTCTCCAGTGCTCAGGGGGGGTTCCGGACAAGGAAAGCCGGAAGCTCGTTCAAACGACCTCGTCTATCAGGTCGTTATCGGCGCTTTGGTTTTGATGCTGCTGGTCGCAATCGCGGTGATAGTGATCAGGGGACGGGGCAAAGTCAACGGGGCCGTCGGTCAAGCCGGCGTGGGGGCGCCCGCCCACACTCAGTCTCTCTTGCAAGGCAACGAAAAAGCCCCCGGGGACACAGTTAGCCACGAGAATCATTACGTTGAAACTCCTTCAGCGAGTGAAGGCGATGTCAACGCTCCCGTGGATCAGGGTGAAGTCAGCGAGCCTGTAGCACATTGA
- the sstr1a gene encoding somatostatin receptor type 1, producing the protein MLLPNDSAKPLAILDGANLTRNGTASGTQCSAILISFIYSVVCFVGLCGNSLVIYVILRYAKMKTATNIYILNLAIADELLMLSVPFLVTSTLLAHWPFGSLLCRLVLSVDAINMFTSIYCLTVLSVDRYIAVVHPIKAASYRRPTIAKLVNLAVWLMSIMVILPIIIFADTATNSDGSVACNMQMPKPTKQWLAGFVVYAFLMGFLLPVAAICLCYILIIVKMRVVALKAGWQQRKRSERKITLMVMMVVTVFVMCWMPFYIVQLVNVFVGQQDATVSQLAVILGYANSCANPILYGFLSDNFKRSFQRILCLRWMDNVAEEPIDYYATALKSRAYSVEDFQQDPLESNSVYRNGTCTSRTTTL; encoded by the coding sequence ATGTTGTTGCCCAATGACTCTGCCAAGCCCCTGGCCATCCTGGACGGTGCCAACCTGACCCGAAATGGCACTGCCAGCGGCACCCAGTGCAGTGCCATCCTGATCTCCTTCATCTATTCGGTGGTGTGTTTCGTGGGATTGTGTGGCAACTCTCTGGTCATCTATGTGATCCTCAGATACGCCAAGATGAAGACGGCCACCAACATCTACATCTTGAACCTGGCCATCGCCGACGAGCTGCTGATGCTGAGTGTGCCCTTCCTGGTGACCTCCACCCTGCTGGCCCACTGGCCTTTCGGCTCTCTGCTGTGCCGCCTGGTGCTCAGCGTGGATGCCATCAACATGTTCACCAGCATCTACTGCCTCACCGTGCTCAGCGTGGACAGGTACATCGCCGTGGTGCACCCCATCAAAGCTGCCAGCTACAGGAGACCCACTATCGCCAAGCTGGTCAACCTGGCCGTGTGGCTCATGTCCATCATGGTCATCCTGCCCATCATTATCTTTGCCGACACGGCCACCAACTCGGACGGCTCGGTCGCCTGCAACATGCAGATGCCCAAACCCACCAAGCAGTGGCTGGCGGGCTTCGTGGTGTACGCCTTCCTGATGGGCTTCCTCCTCCCGGTGGCGGCCATCTGCCTCTGCTACATCCTCATCATCGTCAAGATGAGAGTGGTGGCCCTCAAAGCGGGCTGGCAGCAGCGCAAGAGGTCGGAGAGGAAGATCACCCTGATGGTCATGATGGTGGTGACGGTCTTCGTCATGTGCTGGATGCCCTTTTACATCGTCCAACTGGTCAATGTCTTCGTGGGGCAACAGGACGCCACCGTCAGTCAGCTCGCCGTCATCCTGGGCTACGCCAACAGTTGCGCCAACCCCATCCTCTACGGCTTCCTGTCGGACAACTTCAAGAGATCCTTCCAGAGGATCCTGTGCCTGCGGTGGATGGACAATGTGGCGGAGGAGCCCATCGATTACTATGCCACCGCTCTCAAAAGCAGAGCTTACAGCGTCGAAGACTTCCAACAGGACCCGCTGGAGTCGAATAGTGTGTATCGCAACGGTACCTGTACCTCAAGGACCACTACCCTCTGA